GAACCCGGCGCTGGGCAAGTTCCTCAACGAAACCGACTTCGCCGACGCGGCGGCAATGGCGAAGCGCTCGCCATCGTTCGAACCGGCGTTCCGGTTGCTCAACCTCAACCAGCGCGTCGCGGCAGAGGGGAGGTTCCTCAACGCGGCGGATTGGGAGGCCAATGCCGAGCCGTTCGACGTTACCGAGCTGGAGGGGCAGCGCTGCTACGGGGGATTGGACCTTTCCAGCACGCGCGACCTTACCGCCTTGGCGCTGTATTTCCCGGATTCGGGCAAGCTGCTGGCGTGGCATTTCGTGCCGGTGGACACGATCGGCGAACGTGTCGAACGCGACCGGGTGCCTTACGATCGCTGGGCAGAGGACGGGTGGATCGAGACGACGGTCGGGAGGGCAACCGATCGCGTCGCCATCGCCCACCAGCTTGCCGACATTCGCGGGCGCTACGACGTGCAGGGCATCGCGTTCGATCGCTGGCGCTTCGAGGATCTGGGCAAGCTGCTATCCGACGAAGGAATCGACTTGCCGCTGTCCGAGTTCGTGCCGGGGTTCCGGTCCTATGCGGCGGCGGTGGACGCTTTCGAGCGCGCGGTGCTGGAGCGCAAGATGCTGCACAACGGCTCGCCAATCCTGAAATGGCAGGCTGGCAATGTCGTGATTGAGATGGATGCAGCCGGAAACAGAAAGCCCTCAAAAGCGAAGTCGATCGACCGAATCGACGGTATTGTCAGTGCGATCATGGCGACCGGGCTGGCAGCTACCGACGAAGGGCCGAAGGTGTATCGGGGGGCAGGGCTGGCTTGGGTTTAGACGACGGTCGGCATAGCATCCTTCATTGCGGCGTTAGGCAATAGAACCCGCACGCGCACAATGCCGTCGCCGTTAACGAAATACTCTACATCGCGGACTTTATCAGAGACACCGCTAGGTTGGCGGATACATTCGCCAATACGCGGGACGGCAGGAAAGTCGAAATCATCCCATTCCGCTCCGTTATCAAAAGAAGAGCCTAAAAACACTGTAACCGTAATCATCCGATAACCTTTCGCAAGATGAGCCTTATCGCCTCAGGCCGCGACGGCGGGTGCGCCTGATCTGCAATCCACGCGTCGAGCGCGGCAAGGTCGGCGGGCGGCAAGGTCAAATGAATCGACTTTGCGTCAATGCGCGGCCGCCCCCTTTTTTCTGTACGGACTATTGCGCCTGTCATGGTTAATCCGTACAGACAAATCGAGCCGAACGAAAGCGTCAACTTTCGCCCGGCTCTAACCGCAACCGTTCCTGGAGAACGATCATGGCTACACACGCTCCTATCACGGGCGCGCCGACGCGCGCACCTAACTTTCACGCCCTCGACCTGTCGCCGATGGACGATCTGAGCGGCGATCTTTCGATCCTCAAATCGCTGATCGACATTTCGATCGACACGCCAAACCCCGGCGACGCTGAAAACCTACTACACGCCGCATTGCGCGAGCTGGCGCGTGCGGACGCTCGGCACCAAGCGTTCCACCAGTCCCTCCTAGCGTTGAAGCGGGAGGGTTGATGACATGGGCGTTCATTTCTCACCTCCGCCGCCCGCCGCGATCACGCGCGTCCTTTCACGCTTTGATCGCGACGCGCTTGCCGCGTTCGTGATGGTCGCCATTGATTTGATGGACCTTGCCGAGCCGGATGCCGACCTTGAGCCGAACGGCGACGAGCTGGACGGCGACCCTGCTGAGGACGAGTTCATGTATCACGGCGGCTGGGGGCCGGGTTGCCCGGTCGGCGACCCCGGTGGATGCGAACACGACGGGCGCGAACCGCCGGGGGCAGAATAAAAAAACATACTAGCACCGTCTGGACAATAGTTCAGAACCCTCTTATATCGGTTTCGAGATAGGGAGTTTCGAACATGTTGACCGCCGCCTACACCGCCGCCGCCTGCCGTATCGCGAGTCTGGAGCGCAAAAAGTTCGACGCTGTGATGGCATCGGGCGAATACAATTGCGCCCCGAACGCGCCTCACGGGATGCCTCGCATTTTCGAAATCCCCGACTTGATCGGCCTGTATCTGTTCGCTCGCCTAAACGAGCGCGGGCAGACCGTGAAGCAGGCGGCGGCGGTCGCGTGTCGCGTTGTGGGGCAACTCAAAAATGCCGTGAACAATGGCTTGCCGATCCCCGAGCACGTCGCGGTTGCGCACGCGATGAATGGCGCAAGCTATTGCTGCCCGGGCACCGATGCGAACCCTCTCGCCTCGCAGATTGGCGGCGTTGGCTCGATCCTTTGGACCGAAATGTGGAACGTCGCCAACTTGAAGGCCGAGGTTCAGCGCGGGCTTGCCGAGGAAGAGCGCATCGCTGGCGGTGCAGACGAATAATGCAGACACCACCCCAAATCGCCCGCGCCTGGGCATCGCCGATCGGGAGGGGTGGAAGCGCGCGTAACCCCGATCGGCAATCATCAAACACCATCGTTGAGAAACTGACGGCTTTCACCGCGCGGGGGGCTTCGGCTCCCCGCCAAATTGAGGAAAAATGAGCATGAACCTGCACCAACTCCGCCAGCGCAAGGCCGAGCTTCGCTCCGCCACGTCGGCAATCATCGCGGCCCCCGGCGGCGCGGACGGCCTGCTGTCCGATGAACAGCGCACGGCGGTAAACGACAATTTCGCCGAGCTGGACCGGCTCCAGTCCAACGAAACGATTCTGGAGCGTCAAGCGCGCGAGGACAGCGAGGCGCGAGGCCGTCCGTTGACCGACACGCCTGCGAACGACGGAATCGAATACCGCGTGTTCGCCGAGGCAATTTCACACACCGCCGCCGAGGGCATCGAGACGTGGCGCACCGATAATGGCGAGCGCGTGCCGGTGTTGGGTCGCGAACAGCGCATCGCCGATTTCGTCCCTGCCGAGCGTTCCGCCGCCAGCGACATCGGCCTGGGCCGGTTCATCGGTGCGCTGATCGGCGGGCCGAAGAACGATCTGGAGCGTCGCGCTCTTGCCGAGGGCAGCGTCTCGACTGGCGGTGCATTCCTCCCGGCACCGCTCGCAACGGAAGTGATCGACCACGCCCGTATCGAGAACGTCGCTTTCAAGGCAGGCGTTCGCACCGTGCCGATGGCGAACAAGACCATGCGCATGGCGAAGGTTATCAGCGATCCCGTGCCGTCGTGGCGCGCGGAAAACTCGCTGATTGCCGAAAGCGATCCGGTGTTCGGCGATATGTCGATGGACGCAAAGAGCCTTGCGGTGCGGTTCGTCGTGTCGCGCGAATTGCTGGAGGATACCCCCAACATGGACGCGCTGCTGCGCTCCACGATGGCAGCCGGGTTCGCTCGCGGCCTGGACGATGCGATCTTTTTCGGCACCGGCACCGGCAATCAACCGCTTGGCCTCGCCAACACTCCCGGCCTCCAGTCGGTTTCGATGGGCACGAACGGCGGCGCGCTCGCCGGGTATGCCCCGTTCCTTGATGCCATGTTTGCGTTGCAGGCCGTCAACGAAGGCAAGGTGGACGCGATCGTGCTGGCACCGCGCTCCAATCGCGTGATCGCGGGCTTTGTGGACTCGCAGGGGCAACCGCTCCAGCCCCCGCCCTTGCTCGCCAACGTGCCGTTCCTGTCCACCAATGGCATCCCGACCAATCAGACGCAGGGGACGGCAAACAACGCCTCCAGCGCCTTCCTGGGCGACTTCTCGCAAGTTCTGGTCGGCATCCGCACGCAGCTCCAGATTACGGTGCTGAATGAGCGGTTTGCCGAATATGGGCAGGTCGGGTTCATCGGCTGGCTTCGCGCCGACGTGCAGGTTGCGCGCCCTGCGGCCCTTGCCAAGATCGTGGGCATCAAGCCGTGATCGAGCGTCGCGCCATGGGGGAGGTCCGGTCGGAAGGCCGGACCCTTCGCGGCCTCGCCATCCCTTATGGCGTGGACACGCGCATCAACGGCGGCACCGAGTCCATTGCGGTCGGTGCCGTCACGGCCTCGCTCGCCAATCGCGATATCCTCGCCCTGGTCGACCACGACGCCAGCAAGGTGCTTGGTCGCACCCGGTCGGGCACGTTGCGGCTTGTCGAGGATAGCCGGGGCCTTTCGTATGAAATCGACTTGCCCGACACGACCGCCGCGCGCGACGTGCTGGCGCTTGTCGAACGTGGCGACGCGGGCGGTATGTCGTTCGGGTTCAACGTGCCCAAGGGTGGCGACGAATGGCGCGGCACGCACCGCACTGTGCGCAACCTGACCCTTCACGAAATCAGCGTCATCACCTCACACCCGGCCTATCAGGCTACGACGATCGAGGCACGCGGCGCTGCGCATTCCATGGAGCTGCTACGGCTCCGCCTGGAGGTGTACCGGTGAGGCTTCCCGCTCTTTTCCGCCGATCTGCCGAGCCAAATAGCTGGCAGGGTTCTGCGCATCCGATCACGATGGCGAGCGTGGCGGCATCGCACGATGGCGCGATCGTAAGCACGGTGGAGGCCGAAAACCTCGCTGTCGTGCTGTCCTGCGTCAACGTCATCTCGTCCAATATCGCGGCCTTCCCGGTGCTGGTTTACCGCCGCCAAGGTGCCGAGCGCGTGGAGGTTCTGGACCATTGGCTAAAGCGCCTGGTCCGCTACGGGCCGAACCCCGATCAAGTGTGGGGCGCGATGCTGGAATCCGCGATCGCAAGCGTGGAGCTTCACGGCAATGCTCTGATCGAATTGACGCGGGACGCATCCGGCGCGGTGCTTTCGATGCGCTTCATCCCGTGGGCGTGGGTCGCAATGCAGCTCTTGCCGAGCGGGCGTGTCGCGTTCGACGTGTACGAGCCGACGATGCCCGGTGCCGGTGCCCGCAAGCGCCGCCTGCTGGCCGATGACGTGGTGCATTTGAAGGACCGTAGCGACGATGCCATGATTGGCCGATCGCGCCTTAGCCGTGCGCGGGACGTGCTGCGCACTGCCACTTCACAACAGACGTTCGCGCGCAACTTCCTCGATCTGGGGGCGCAACCGAGCGGTGTCATCACGTCCGAGCATCCCTTATCAGCCGCGCAAATGACCAGCATTCGATCGCAATTCACCGATCGGTTTTCCGGTGCGAGCAACGCGGGCCGCGCGCTGATCCTGGACGACATGCTCAAATGGTCGCCTATGCAGGTCAGTCCCGAGGATGCCGAGCTGTTGAACAGCCGGCGCTTTGCGGTGGAGGAAATCGCCCGCGTTTATGGCGTGCCGCCGCCGATGATTGGCGACCTGTCGCATGGCACCTTCACGAACAGCCGGGAGGCAGCGCGCTGGTTTGGACAGTTCACGCTTACGCCTCGCGTGCGCCGCCTGGAGGCCGAATTGAACCGCGCCCTGTTCGGCTATGGCAGCGATCTGGAGATCGAGTTCGATATGTCGAGCCTGTTGCGCTCCGACCCTGAAACCCGCTGGGCAAGTCACAAGATTGCGATCGAAACCGGCGTTCTGGACACCGACGAAGTGCGCGAGATCGAGGGCTACAATCCCCGCCCCGCCAAGCCTGTGGCGGTGCCCGCCGAATGACCGCGCGTTCCACCTTTGCTGATTCCGAGGCAAGCCGCCCCCTCATTCCGAAATAATGCC
Above is a genomic segment from Sphingomonas sp. HMP6 containing:
- a CDS encoding phage major capsid protein; translation: MNLHQLRQRKAELRSATSAIIAAPGGADGLLSDEQRTAVNDNFAELDRLQSNETILERQAREDSEARGRPLTDTPANDGIEYRVFAEAISHTAAEGIETWRTDNGERVPVLGREQRIADFVPAERSAASDIGLGRFIGALIGGPKNDLERRALAEGSVSTGGAFLPAPLATEVIDHARIENVAFKAGVRTVPMANKTMRMAKVISDPVPSWRAENSLIAESDPVFGDMSMDAKSLAVRFVVSRELLEDTPNMDALLRSTMAAGFARGLDDAIFFGTGTGNQPLGLANTPGLQSVSMGTNGGALAGYAPFLDAMFALQAVNEGKVDAIVLAPRSNRVIAGFVDSQGQPLQPPPLLANVPFLSTNGIPTNQTQGTANNASSAFLGDFSQVLVGIRTQLQITVLNERFAEYGQVGFIGWLRADVQVARPAALAKIVGIKP
- a CDS encoding terminase large subunit; translated protein: MPAADRMLAFLGTLPIVSGLKAGERMEVIDFQEQFVRGVYAETEGERIVRLAGLSVARGNGKSGLLAGLSLGHLLGPMLEPYGECYAAALDREQASVLYRMTCAYIYAVPWMAARVNIRDQFKEITDHESNSIWRALTSDARKAHGLAPSFWIADEVAQWRSRELWDNLRTGMAKRRQALGVTISTQAADDHHFWSEMLDAEPAASVYIQLHAAPKDCALDDREAWGLANPALGKFLNETDFADAAAMAKRSPSFEPAFRLLNLNQRVAAEGRFLNAADWEANAEPFDVTELEGQRCYGGLDLSSTRDLTALALYFPDSGKLLAWHFVPVDTIGERVERDRVPYDRWAEDGWIETTVGRATDRVAIAHQLADIRGRYDVQGIAFDRWRFEDLGKLLSDEGIDLPLSEFVPGFRSYAAAVDAFERAVLERKMLHNGSPILKWQAGNVVIEMDAAGNRKPSKAKSIDRIDGIVSAIMATGLAATDEGPKVYRGAGLAWV
- a CDS encoding phage portal protein, with protein sequence MRLPALFRRSAEPNSWQGSAHPITMASVAASHDGAIVSTVEAENLAVVLSCVNVISSNIAAFPVLVYRRQGAERVEVLDHWLKRLVRYGPNPDQVWGAMLESAIASVELHGNALIELTRDASGAVLSMRFIPWAWVAMQLLPSGRVAFDVYEPTMPGAGARKRRLLADDVVHLKDRSDDAMIGRSRLSRARDVLRTATSQQTFARNFLDLGAQPSGVITSEHPLSAAQMTSIRSQFTDRFSGASNAGRALILDDMLKWSPMQVSPEDAELLNSRRFAVEEIARVYGVPPPMIGDLSHGTFTNSREAARWFGQFTLTPRVRRLEAELNRALFGYGSDLEIEFDMSSLLRSDPETRWASHKIAIETGVLDTDEVREIEGYNPRPAKPVAVPAE
- a CDS encoding HK97 family phage prohead protease; its protein translation is MIERRAMGEVRSEGRTLRGLAIPYGVDTRINGGTESIAVGAVTASLANRDILALVDHDASKVLGRTRSGTLRLVEDSRGLSYEIDLPDTTAARDVLALVERGDAGGMSFGFNVPKGGDEWRGTHRTVRNLTLHEISVITSHPAYQATTIEARGAAHSMELLRLRLEVYR